One Salmo trutta chromosome 12, fSalTru1.1, whole genome shotgun sequence genomic region harbors:
- the LOC115204268 gene encoding serine/threonine-protein kinase MARK2 isoform X6, with protein sequence MSTRTVTRTALLTIEHSSNQSPSESKAGGRPNMPRCRNSVPTTADEQPHIGNYRLLKTIGKGNFAKVKLARHVLTGKEVAVKIIDKTQLNSSSLQKLFREVRIMKLLNHPNIVKLFEVIETEKTLYLIMEYASGGEVFDYLVAHGRMKEKEARAKFRQIVSAVQYCHQKCIVHRDLKAENLLLDADMNIKIADFGFSNEFTMGNKLDTFCGSPPYAAPELFQGKKYDGPEVDVWSLGVILYTLVSGSLPFDGQNLKELRERVLRGKYRIPFYMSTDCENLLKKFLILNPTKRGSLEQIMKDRWMNVGHEEEELKPFIEPQPDYKDPKRTDIMLQMGYSAEEIQDSLVNQKYNEVMATYLLLDYRNTEMDECISLSMKSRPGSDLTNSNAQSPSHKVQRSTSSNLKPRRATDAGSSASKRSQGDNKHTAEDYGRKGSGTGSSTKVPPSPLASADRKRSTPTPSTNSILSTGTSRSRNSPVPERATLGVQNGKDSLTTPGSRASTASAAAVLSSSHPRHHKSLSTSAHPSPPDIHAHRPSTAPQRVPVASPSAHNIGSSTATDRSNFPRNVTSRSTFSAGQQRAARDQHTSTYNGPPSSPSLSYGNSQARRAGGTGIFRKFTSKFVRRNLTFRFPRSPYEGEGRDEASRPMLTTAEKLEKVTLGSAGDENKDFLSSTSTVPSTPTSSLTSKDHKPRSLRFTWSMKTTSSMEPNEMMKEIRKVLDSNSCEYELRERYMLLCVSGNPALDDFVQWEMEVCKLPRLSLNGVRFKRISGTSIAFKNIASKVANELKL encoded by the exons TCTCCCTCTGAATCCAAGGCAGGCGGGCGTCCCAATATGCCGCGGTGCCGGAATTCTGTCCCCACGACGGCAGACGAGCAGCCACACATTGGCAACTACCGGCTGCTAAAGACCATTGGCAAGGGCAACTTTGCCAAGGTCAAACTGGCTCGGCATGTCCTCACAGGGAAAGAG GTGGCTGTGAAAATCATTGACAAAACGCAGCTGAACTCTTCCAGTCTCCAAAAG CTGTTTCGTGAAGTGAGGATCATGAAGTTGCTGAATCATCCAAATATCG TTAAGTTATTTGAAGTTATTGAGACGGAGAAGACACTGTACTTGATCATGGAGTATGCCAGTGGAG gTGAGGTGTTTGATTACCTTGTTGCTCACGGGAGAATGAAGGAGAAAGAGGCCAGAGCCAAATTTAGACAG ATAGTTTCAGCGGTACAGTACTGCCACCAGAAGTGCATTGTACACAGAGACCTAAAG GCAGAGAACCTACTCCTAGATGCTGACATGAACATCAAGATCGCAGACTTTGGTTTCAGCAATGAGTTCACCATGGGGAACAAGCTGGACACTTTTTGTGGCTCCCCGCCCTACGCCGCTCCGGAGCTGTTCCAAGGGAAGAAGTATGACGGGCCCGAGGTGGACGTCTGGAGCCTGGGGGTCATCCTCTACACACTGGTCAGCGGCTCTCTGCCCTTTGACGGGCAGAACCTCAAG GAGCTGCGTGAACGGGTTTTGCGGGGGAAGTATAGGATTCCCTTCTACATGTCCACAGACTGCGAGAACCTGCTCAAGAAGTTCCTCATTCTCAACCCAACCAAGAGGGGCAGCCTGGAG CAGATCATGAAGGACCGCTGGATGAATGTAGGccatgaggaggaggagctgaAGCCCTTCATCGAGCCCCAGCCAGACTATAAGGACCCCAAGAGGACAG ATATCATGTTGCAGATGGGCTACTCTGCAGAGGAGATCCAGGACTCGCTCGTCAACCAAAAATACAATGAAGTCATGGCCACATATCTATTACTGGATTACAGGAACACGGAG ATGGACGAATGTATCAGTCTGTCAATGAAATCCCGCCCAGGAAGTGACCTCACAAACAGCAATGCCCAATCTCCTTCTCACAAGGTACAGCGCAGTACCTCATCCAATCTGAAGCCCCGTAGAGCAACGGATGCAG GTTCTTCTGCTTCCAAGCGTTCCCAGGGTGACAACAAGCACACAGCAGAGGATTATGGGAGAAAAGGTTCTGGCACTGGCAGCTCCACTAAAGTCCCTCCCAGTCCTTTAGCTTCAGCAGATCGTAAGAGGAGCACCCCGACCCCCTCCACC AACAGCATCCTGTCCACTGGTACGAGTCGCAGTCGAAACTCGCCAGTCCCTGAGAGGGCCACACTTGGGGTCCAGAATGGAAAGGACAG CCTGACCACCCCAGGGTCCCGTGCCTCCACAGCCTCGGCAGCTGCCGtactctcctcctcccacccccgACATCACAAGTCCTTGTCCACCTCTGCTCACCCCAGCCCCCCAGACATCCATGCACACCGGCCCAG CACCGCCCCTCAGAGAGTACCGGTGGCGTCTCCTTCTGCCCACAACATCGGCAGTTCCACGGCGACAGACCGTTCCAACTTCCCCAGAAATGTGACCAGCCGAAGCACTTTCAGTGCCGGCCAGCAGAGGGCGGCACGGGACCAACATACTTCCACTTATAATGGTCCTCCAtcatccccttccctctcctacGGGAACAGCCAAGCCCGAAGAGCCGGCGGCACTGGTATCTTCAGAAAGTTCACTTCTAAATTTGTGCGCAG AAATCTCACATTCAGATTCCCCAGAAG CCCGTATGAGGGAGAGGGTCGAGATGAGGCCAGCAG ACCCATGTTGACCACCGCTGAGAAGCTGGAGAAGGTCACTCTGGGCTCTGCAGGAGATGAGAACAAGGACTTCCTGTCCTCCACCTCTACGGTACCCAGCACCCCGACTTCAAGCCTGACCTCCAAGGACCACAAGCCCCGCTCGCTGCGCTTCACCTGGAGCATGAAGACCACCTCCTCCATGGAGCCCAATGAGATGATGAAGGAGATCCGGAAGGTTTTGGACTCGAACAGCTGCGAGTATGAGCTGCGGGAGCGCTACATGCTGCTGTGCGTGTCTGGGAATCCCGCCCTTGACGACTTTGTCCAGTGGGAGATGGAGGTTTGCAAGCTGCCCCGCCTCTCCCTCAACGGGGTTCGCTTTAAGCGCATTTCTGGCACGTCCATCGCCTTCAAGAACATCGCTTCCAAGGTTGCCAATGAGCTCAAACTGTGA
- the LOC115204268 gene encoding serine/threonine-protein kinase MARK2 isoform X2 translates to MSTRTVTRTALLTIEHSSNQSPSESKAGGRPNMPRCRNSVPTTADEQPHIGNYRLLKTIGKGNFAKVKLARHVLTGKEVAVKIIDKTQLNSSSLQKLFREVRIMKLLNHPNIVKLFEVIETEKTLYLIMEYASGGEVFDYLVAHGRMKEKEARAKFRQIVSAVQYCHQKCIVHRDLKAENLLLDADMNIKIADFGFSNEFTMGNKLDTFCGSPPYAAPELFQGKKYDGPEVDVWSLGVILYTLVSGSLPFDGQNLKELRERVLRGKYRIPFYMSTDCENLLKKFLILNPTKRGSLEQIMKDRWMNVGHEEEELKPFIEPQPDYKDPKRTGQNPDRAGGWKRDIMLQMGYSAEEIQDSLVNQKYNEVMATYLLLDYRNTEMDECISLSMKSRPGSDLTNSNAQSPSHKVQRSTSSNLKPRRATDAGSSASKRSQGDNKHTAEDYGRKGSGTGSSTKVPPSPLASADRKRSTPTPSTNSILSTGTSRSRNSPVPERATLGVQNGKDSLTTPGSRASTASAAAVLSSSHPRHHKSLSTSAHPSPPDIHAHRPSTAPQRVPVASPSAHNIGSSTATDRSNFPRNVTSRSTFSAGQQRAARDQHTSTYNGPPSSPSLSYGNSQARRAGGTGIFRKFTSKFVRRNLTFRFPRSPYEGEGRDEASRPMLTTAEKLEKVTLGSAGDENKDFLSSTSTVPSTPTSSLTSKDHKPRSLRFTWSMKTTSSMEPNEMMKEIRKVLDSNSCEYELRERYMLLCVSGNPALDDFVQWEMEVCKLPRLSLNGVRFKRISGTSIAFKNIASKVANELKL, encoded by the exons TCTCCCTCTGAATCCAAGGCAGGCGGGCGTCCCAATATGCCGCGGTGCCGGAATTCTGTCCCCACGACGGCAGACGAGCAGCCACACATTGGCAACTACCGGCTGCTAAAGACCATTGGCAAGGGCAACTTTGCCAAGGTCAAACTGGCTCGGCATGTCCTCACAGGGAAAGAG GTGGCTGTGAAAATCATTGACAAAACGCAGCTGAACTCTTCCAGTCTCCAAAAG CTGTTTCGTGAAGTGAGGATCATGAAGTTGCTGAATCATCCAAATATCG TTAAGTTATTTGAAGTTATTGAGACGGAGAAGACACTGTACTTGATCATGGAGTATGCCAGTGGAG gTGAGGTGTTTGATTACCTTGTTGCTCACGGGAGAATGAAGGAGAAAGAGGCCAGAGCCAAATTTAGACAG ATAGTTTCAGCGGTACAGTACTGCCACCAGAAGTGCATTGTACACAGAGACCTAAAG GCAGAGAACCTACTCCTAGATGCTGACATGAACATCAAGATCGCAGACTTTGGTTTCAGCAATGAGTTCACCATGGGGAACAAGCTGGACACTTTTTGTGGCTCCCCGCCCTACGCCGCTCCGGAGCTGTTCCAAGGGAAGAAGTATGACGGGCCCGAGGTGGACGTCTGGAGCCTGGGGGTCATCCTCTACACACTGGTCAGCGGCTCTCTGCCCTTTGACGGGCAGAACCTCAAG GAGCTGCGTGAACGGGTTTTGCGGGGGAAGTATAGGATTCCCTTCTACATGTCCACAGACTGCGAGAACCTGCTCAAGAAGTTCCTCATTCTCAACCCAACCAAGAGGGGCAGCCTGGAG CAGATCATGAAGGACCGCTGGATGAATGTAGGccatgaggaggaggagctgaAGCCCTTCATCGAGCCCCAGCCAGACTATAAGGACCCCAAGAGGACAGGTCAGAACCCCGACCGAGCGGGGGGGTGGAAGAGAG ATATCATGTTGCAGATGGGCTACTCTGCAGAGGAGATCCAGGACTCGCTCGTCAACCAAAAATACAATGAAGTCATGGCCACATATCTATTACTGGATTACAGGAACACGGAG ATGGACGAATGTATCAGTCTGTCAATGAAATCCCGCCCAGGAAGTGACCTCACAAACAGCAATGCCCAATCTCCTTCTCACAAGGTACAGCGCAGTACCTCATCCAATCTGAAGCCCCGTAGAGCAACGGATGCAG GTTCTTCTGCTTCCAAGCGTTCCCAGGGTGACAACAAGCACACAGCAGAGGATTATGGGAGAAAAGGTTCTGGCACTGGCAGCTCCACTAAAGTCCCTCCCAGTCCTTTAGCTTCAGCAGATCGTAAGAGGAGCACCCCGACCCCCTCCACC AACAGCATCCTGTCCACTGGTACGAGTCGCAGTCGAAACTCGCCAGTCCCTGAGAGGGCCACACTTGGGGTCCAGAATGGAAAGGACAG CCTGACCACCCCAGGGTCCCGTGCCTCCACAGCCTCGGCAGCTGCCGtactctcctcctcccacccccgACATCACAAGTCCTTGTCCACCTCTGCTCACCCCAGCCCCCCAGACATCCATGCACACCGGCCCAG CACCGCCCCTCAGAGAGTACCGGTGGCGTCTCCTTCTGCCCACAACATCGGCAGTTCCACGGCGACAGACCGTTCCAACTTCCCCAGAAATGTGACCAGCCGAAGCACTTTCAGTGCCGGCCAGCAGAGGGCGGCACGGGACCAACATACTTCCACTTATAATGGTCCTCCAtcatccccttccctctcctacGGGAACAGCCAAGCCCGAAGAGCCGGCGGCACTGGTATCTTCAGAAAGTTCACTTCTAAATTTGTGCGCAG AAATCTCACATTCAGATTCCCCAGAAG CCCGTATGAGGGAGAGGGTCGAGATGAGGCCAGCAG ACCCATGTTGACCACCGCTGAGAAGCTGGAGAAGGTCACTCTGGGCTCTGCAGGAGATGAGAACAAGGACTTCCTGTCCTCCACCTCTACGGTACCCAGCACCCCGACTTCAAGCCTGACCTCCAAGGACCACAAGCCCCGCTCGCTGCGCTTCACCTGGAGCATGAAGACCACCTCCTCCATGGAGCCCAATGAGATGATGAAGGAGATCCGGAAGGTTTTGGACTCGAACAGCTGCGAGTATGAGCTGCGGGAGCGCTACATGCTGCTGTGCGTGTCTGGGAATCCCGCCCTTGACGACTTTGTCCAGTGGGAGATGGAGGTTTGCAAGCTGCCCCGCCTCTCCCTCAACGGGGTTCGCTTTAAGCGCATTTCTGGCACGTCCATCGCCTTCAAGAACATCGCTTCCAAGGTTGCCAATGAGCTCAAACTGTGA